One region of Oceanibaculum indicum P24 genomic DNA includes:
- a CDS encoding L-2-amino-thiazoline-4-carboxylic acid hydrolase, which translates to MTESRPKLTILEQRRIEAGIVKPIYETLERELGREKAQELLGKAIRQAARDSGREFAAEEKGGTSLESFAVLFERWKEGGAYNFELLEQSAEKFDFNIRRCAYAEMYHEMGLGPIGHLLSCQRDGALCEGYDPKIEMTRTQTVMQGASHCDFRFRYRKS; encoded by the coding sequence ATGACCGAGTCCCGACCGAAGCTCACCATCCTGGAACAGCGCCGCATCGAAGCCGGCATCGTGAAGCCGATCTATGAGACACTGGAGCGCGAGCTGGGCCGGGAGAAAGCGCAGGAGTTGCTGGGCAAGGCGATCCGCCAGGCGGCGCGGGACAGCGGGCGGGAATTTGCGGCGGAGGAGAAGGGGGGTACCAGCCTGGAAAGCTTCGCCGTGCTGTTCGAGCGCTGGAAGGAAGGCGGTGCCTATAATTTCGAGCTGCTGGAACAGTCAGCCGAGAAATTCGACTTTAACATTCGCCGCTGCGCATATGCCGAGATGTATCACGAGATGGGCCTGGGCCCTATCGGCCACCTGCTGTCCTGCCAGCGCGACGGCGCGCTGTGCGAGGGCTATGACCCGAAGATCGAGATGACCCGCACCCAGACGGTGATGCAGGGCGCCAGCCATTGCGATTTCCGGTTCCGCTACCGGAAAAGCTGA
- a CDS encoding sensor histidine kinase, which translates to MDVVGLLGRMGIATKIFLVVGVQLAASIIIAIITLSTLDSYNTIVKQAQQAKQRAILGERTNALVYATVMDSRGVYMSDTTDSARQFAIGIQALVTEIEQNMGDWRLLIEPSRIAAFNELDRAAREFIAFRRELARTGMEVDPALARVMGDNYDNRSTRQAFNVLMAQEAAYNTEQVVRLNALREQQYDKAFFLIAATSTIGIALSILLAYAVSGYGIILPLKKVTDTVARRVPGAEPQKVEGTERRDEIGAMARAVQAQRDLEREVRHQQGVEQALIEQKQQAEAANQAKSIFLSHMSHELRTPLNAIIGFSEILRAESFGPLGNDRYKEYTSYILDSGTHLLGIINDVLELSRMDHRDFKLTTEPAALADIIGYCARAFGGGANEGRIQVSSAFDMIVDVDTRLLRQVLTNLISNALKYSPSDLPVTVDFEVAPDGALGLRVTDLGEGIPPEKLRSVMQPFVQLEDSGLNSHGLGLGLSLAQRFMELHGGRIELRSIVGEGTCAIAWLPAGRVVQKQAAQ; encoded by the coding sequence ATGGATGTTGTTGGCCTGCTGGGCCGGATGGGAATCGCAACGAAAATCTTCCTGGTGGTTGGCGTGCAGCTGGCCGCCTCGATCATCATTGCGATCATCACCCTATCCACCCTCGACAGTTACAACACTATCGTGAAGCAGGCGCAGCAGGCGAAGCAGCGCGCCATCCTGGGCGAGAGAACCAATGCGCTGGTCTATGCCACGGTCATGGATTCGCGCGGTGTCTATATGTCCGACACCACCGATTCAGCACGGCAGTTTGCTATCGGCATTCAGGCGCTGGTTACAGAGATCGAGCAGAATATGGGCGACTGGCGCCTGCTGATCGAACCGTCAAGAATTGCCGCCTTCAATGAACTGGACCGGGCCGCCAGGGAATTCATCGCCTTCCGGCGCGAGCTGGCGCGGACCGGAATGGAAGTCGATCCGGCGTTGGCCCGTGTCATGGGCGACAATTATGACAACCGCAGCACGCGACAGGCCTTCAACGTGCTGATGGCGCAGGAGGCAGCCTATAACACTGAACAGGTTGTGCGGCTGAATGCGCTGAGAGAACAGCAGTATGACAAGGCATTCTTCCTGATTGCGGCGACCTCCACCATCGGCATTGCCCTGTCGATCCTGCTGGCCTATGCGGTGTCTGGCTATGGCATCATACTGCCGCTGAAGAAGGTGACCGATACCGTCGCCAGGCGGGTGCCGGGCGCAGAGCCGCAGAAGGTGGAAGGCACCGAGCGCCGCGACGAGATCGGCGCCATGGCCCGCGCAGTCCAGGCGCAGCGTGACCTTGAGCGCGAAGTGCGGCACCAGCAGGGTGTAGAACAAGCGCTGATCGAACAGAAGCAACAGGCGGAAGCCGCCAATCAGGCAAAATCGATCTTCCTGTCGCATATGAGCCACGAACTGCGCACGCCGCTGAACGCAATCATCGGCTTTTCGGAGATTTTACGAGCGGAGAGTTTCGGGCCGCTCGGCAATGACCGATACAAGGAATACACCTCCTACATCCTCGATTCCGGGACGCATCTGCTGGGCATCATCAATGATGTGCTCGAACTCAGCCGGATGGATCATCGCGATTTCAAGCTGACCACGGAACCGGCGGCCCTGGCCGATATCATCGGCTATTGCGCCCGTGCCTTCGGCGGTGGTGCCAATGAAGGGAGAATACAGGTCAGCAGTGCCTTCGATATGATCGTCGATGTCGATACGAGGCTGTTGCGCCAGGTGCTCACCAACCTGATCTCGAATGCCCTGAAATACTCGCCATCGGACCTGCCGGTCACTGTCGATTTCGAGGTGGCACCAGATGGTGCCCTTGGCCTGCGCGTCACCGACCTTGGTGAGGGTATCCCGCCGGAAAAGCTGCGGTCAGTCATGCAGCCCTTCGTCCAGCTGGAGGATAGCGGCCTGAACAGCCACGGTCTCGGTCTGGGCCTGTCGCTCGCCCAGCGTTTCATGGAGCTGCATGGCGGGCGCATCGAGCTGCGCAGCATTGTGGGCGAGGGCACCTGCGCCATCGCCTGGCTGCCTGCCGGTCGGGTGGTGCAGAAGCAGGCGGCGCAATAG